In Sulfurirhabdus autotrophica, one DNA window encodes the following:
- a CDS encoding efflux RND transporter periplasmic adaptor subunit translates to MKKQPLIMIVLSASLLFGCGKKVEEQKKGPPATIVTVAKSQVQTVEVLQESVGVIDTDSAPTLSAEVSAKVEQVLADTGDLVKPGQVLAILDKKDLSNALKVAQAEAARIDALLESQRKSTERNRQLAAQNFISPTKLDDSVALLNALEAQLKASRAAQDIASHNLSKIKVVAPVASRVEQRFISKGDYVTPGKPLFLLATSQNLMVRLPFPEGVADQIKPGLTVRLTTPTAPNKSVVGKVQEVRTMVGAANRAFEAIVEVANPGDWKPGASVTAALVVAEHPGAVVVPEASLVLRPAGKVVYVIENDKAMQRLVSVGERIGGVVEITSGLKEGEMVAVDGAGFLTDKAVVKIQNSQSDNSNAEARK, encoded by the coding sequence ATGAAAAAACAACCTCTGATCATGATCGTGTTAAGTGCCAGCCTGTTATTTGGTTGCGGAAAAAAAGTCGAAGAGCAGAAAAAAGGGCCGCCTGCCACGATTGTGACCGTTGCCAAGTCGCAAGTCCAAACAGTTGAAGTGTTGCAGGAGAGCGTAGGTGTGATAGATACAGACTCTGCCCCGACCCTATCTGCAGAAGTTTCTGCAAAGGTTGAACAGGTTTTAGCAGATACGGGTGATTTGGTGAAACCAGGACAGGTGTTGGCAATACTGGATAAAAAAGATTTAAGTAATGCATTGAAGGTAGCACAGGCGGAAGCTGCGCGAATAGATGCGTTACTTGAAAGTCAACGAAAGTCGACTGAGCGTAATCGTCAGCTGGCCGCACAAAATTTTATATCGCCGACAAAACTGGATGACAGTGTTGCACTGCTCAATGCATTGGAGGCGCAATTAAAAGCATCGCGCGCTGCACAGGATATCGCCAGTCATAATTTAAGCAAGATAAAAGTAGTAGCACCAGTTGCCAGCAGGGTGGAACAACGTTTTATTTCCAAGGGCGATTATGTCACTCCGGGTAAGCCACTATTTTTATTGGCGACATCGCAAAATCTGATGGTGCGGTTGCCTTTTCCTGAGGGGGTGGCAGATCAGATTAAACCAGGATTAACTGTCAGGTTAACGACCCCTACCGCACCGAATAAATCAGTAGTTGGGAAAGTGCAGGAAGTGCGGACCATGGTCGGTGCAGCTAATAGGGCATTTGAGGCCATTGTGGAAGTGGCTAATCCGGGAGACTGGAAACCCGGTGCGAGTGTCACTGCCGCCTTAGTTGTAGCTGAGCACCCTGGCGCAGTAGTTGTGCCTGAGGCAAGCCTGGTATTACGTCCCGCAGGGAAAGTGGTGTATGTGATAGAGAACGACAAGGCAATGCAGCGATTGGTCAGTGTAGGTGAACGCATTGGCGGTGTGGTTGAAATTACTTCCGGACTGAAAGAAGGCGAGATGGTCGCAGTGGATGGGGCAGGGTTTTTAACGGATAAAGCGGTAGTGAAAATACAGAATTCGCAATCAGATAATAGTAATGCTGAGGCCAGGAAATGA
- the argH gene encoding argininosuccinate lyase produces MQDKKNDAPVESKAWSGRFSEPVAELVKRYTASVGFDHRLAAYDIQGSLAHAHMLQAAGILGAEDWAAIQRGLAMIEQEISDGRFKWSLDLEDVHLNIEKRLTDLIGDAGKRLHTGRSRNDQVATDIRLYLRASIDGLLELIRHAQLAFLDLAEKNADTIMPGFTHLQVAQPVTFGHHLMAYFEMLKRDADRLQDCRKRVNRLPLGAAALAGTSYPIDREMVAKELGFDGVCENSLDAVSDRDFAIEFASCAALIMTHLSRLSEELILWMSPRFGFISIADRFCTGSSIMPQKKNPDVPELIRGKTGRINGHLVALLTLMKSQPLAYNKDNQEDKEPLFDTVDTLANTLTILADMMTGITAKPEAMRAAAAQGFATATDLADYMVKKGLPFRDAHEVVALAVRHAETKGCDLSDLPLAELRGFSDLIEDDVFGVLTLEGSLNSRNHIGGTAPNQVRAAIGRARKLLG; encoded by the coding sequence ATGCAAGATAAAAAGAATGACGCTCCAGTTGAAAGCAAGGCGTGGTCTGGCAGATTTTCTGAACCCGTGGCAGAGCTGGTAAAGCGTTACACTGCCTCGGTGGGGTTTGATCATCGCCTGGCTGCTTACGATATACAAGGCTCGCTGGCGCATGCCCATATGTTGCAAGCAGCAGGTATTCTGGGCGCAGAAGACTGGGCTGCGATTCAAAGAGGCCTTGCAATGATCGAGCAAGAAATTAGCGATGGTCGATTCAAATGGTCTCTGGATCTGGAAGATGTTCACCTTAATATAGAGAAGCGTCTGACCGATTTAATTGGTGATGCAGGGAAGCGATTGCACACGGGTCGTTCACGTAATGACCAGGTTGCTACAGATATCCGGTTATACCTGCGGGCTTCTATTGATGGCCTGCTTGAATTGATTCGCCATGCCCAATTGGCTTTTCTGGATCTCGCTGAAAAAAATGCCGACACCATCATGCCAGGCTTTACTCATCTGCAAGTAGCGCAGCCTGTAACTTTTGGACATCATCTGATGGCTTATTTTGAGATGCTCAAGCGGGATGCGGATCGGTTGCAGGATTGTCGTAAGCGTGTGAATCGTTTGCCACTGGGCGCGGCTGCACTGGCAGGAACCAGCTATCCCATTGATCGGGAAATGGTCGCAAAAGAACTGGGGTTTGATGGTGTTTGTGAAAATTCACTGGATGCAGTTTCGGATCGCGATTTCGCCATCGAATTTGCATCTTGCGCTGCACTGATCATGACACATCTTTCCCGTTTGTCAGAAGAGCTCATCCTCTGGATGAGCCCGCGCTTCGGCTTCATTAGTATTGCAGATCGTTTTTGTACCGGCTCCAGCATTATGCCGCAAAAGAAAAATCCGGATGTGCCGGAATTGATTCGCGGTAAAACGGGGCGTATTAATGGGCATCTCGTCGCATTGCTAACGCTCATGAAGTCCCAGCCACTAGCATATAACAAAGATAATCAGGAAGATAAAGAACCATTGTTTGATACGGTGGATACATTAGCCAATACCCTCACAATTCTCGCAGACATGATGACAGGTATAACAGCAAAACCTGAAGCAATGCGGGCTGCTGCAGCGCAAGGGTTTGCCACGGCAACCGACCTGGCCGACTACATGGTCAAAAAAGGGTTGCCTTTCCGTGATGCTCATGAAGTGGTTGCATTGGCTGTTCGTCATGCTGAAACCAAGGGGTGTGATCTGAGTGATCTGCCTTTGGCAGAATTGCGTGGGTTCTCTGATTTAATCGAAGATGATGTTTTTGGTGTACTCACGCTGGAAGGTTCACTGAACAGTCGTAACCATATTGGTGGAACTGCACCCAATCAGGTCAGGGCTGCGATTGGTCGAGCGCGCAAATTGCTGGGTTAG
- the lysA gene encoding diaminopimelate decarboxylase codes for MNIFEMKNAELHAESVPLTDIAAQFSTPCYVYSHAALTAAYQEFEQAFKGHDHLICYAVKANPNLGILSLFARLGSGFDIVSGGELKRVLAAGGDVSKVVFSGVGKTAEEIRLALSWGILCFNVESESELQQLNKIAGEAGKVAPISLRVNPDVDARTHPYIATGLKDNKFGVAYEEALRLYRMANGLPNLSIHGVDCHIGSQLTEISPFVDALEKVLVLLDKLEAEGIHVAHLDLGGGIGICYSDETPPKVADYANALFKKLAGRSQKILVEPGRALVGNAGLLLTKVEYLKPGVDKNFAIVDAAMNDLMRPALYDAYHNIVPVHKRNGIPKNYEIVGPVCESGDFLGHDRMLDIAEGDLLAIMSAGAYGMSMSSNYNTRPRAAEVMVEGEKIHLIRERETVEQLFLLEKTLPKI; via the coding sequence GTGAATATTTTTGAAATGAAGAATGCAGAATTGCATGCAGAATCTGTGCCATTAACCGATATTGCTGCGCAATTCAGTACACCATGTTATGTGTACTCGCATGCAGCGTTGACGGCAGCGTATCAGGAATTTGAACAAGCCTTCAAGGGGCATGATCATCTGATATGTTACGCAGTTAAAGCAAACCCGAATCTAGGTATTCTGAGTTTGTTTGCACGGTTGGGTAGTGGATTCGATATTGTTTCAGGCGGTGAGTTGAAACGAGTGCTGGCCGCAGGGGGTGATGTATCCAAAGTGGTGTTCTCCGGTGTTGGGAAAACAGCAGAAGAAATCCGTCTTGCTTTGTCATGGGGCATTCTCTGTTTCAATGTGGAGTCGGAAAGTGAGTTGCAGCAACTGAATAAAATTGCTGGCGAAGCAGGAAAAGTGGCACCAATTTCATTGCGTGTGAATCCAGACGTGGATGCTAGAACCCATCCTTATATAGCAACCGGTTTAAAAGATAATAAATTTGGTGTGGCCTATGAAGAAGCTTTACGTCTTTATCGCATGGCAAATGGATTGCCTAATTTGAGCATACATGGCGTAGATTGCCACATTGGTTCGCAGCTTACAGAAATATCTCCATTTGTAGATGCGCTTGAAAAAGTGTTGGTGCTACTGGATAAATTGGAAGCCGAAGGGATTCATGTCGCTCATCTTGATCTGGGTGGTGGAATTGGTATTTGCTACTCAGATGAAACACCACCGAAAGTGGCCGACTATGCAAATGCTTTGTTTAAAAAATTGGCGGGGCGGTCTCAGAAAATTCTGGTTGAACCCGGGCGTGCACTGGTTGGGAACGCAGGGTTGCTATTGACAAAAGTAGAGTATTTAAAGCCAGGAGTAGACAAAAATTTTGCCATTGTAGATGCAGCCATGAATGATCTGATGCGTCCTGCACTTTATGATGCGTATCATAATATTGTGCCGGTTCACAAAAGAAATGGCATCCCGAAAAATTATGAAATAGTCGGTCCGGTTTGTGAAAGCGGTGATTTTCTCGGACATGATCGCATGCTGGATATTGCCGAAGGCGATCTGCTGGCGATCATGTCGGCGGGTGCATATGGCATGAGTATGAGCTCAAATTATAATACGCGACCACGCGCAGCAGAAGTGATGGTTGAAGGTGAAAAAATACATTTGATCAGGGAACGAGAAACAGTGGAACAGCTTTTTTTGCTAGAAAAAACGCTGCCAAAAATCTGA
- the lptM gene encoding LPS translocon maturation chaperone LptM: MRLASFLVLMSTLLSGCGIRGPLYLPENKPAQSKSVPTGEVVPQALPAPEQIKQ; encoded by the coding sequence ATGCGGCTTGCCAGTTTTCTAGTTCTGATGTCAACTTTGCTTTCCGGATGCGGTATCAGAGGCCCCCTCTACCTGCCGGAAAACAAACCTGCTCAATCCAAATCTGTTCCTACAGGGGAAGTCGTACCGCAAGCTTTGCCTGCTCCAGAACAAATTAAACAATGA
- a CDS encoding MarR family winged helix-turn-helix transcriptional regulator: protein MDKNTLLLSDLIERVGNRIRADVRNLENAHNLQPVHLQALKYIKRANRYSNTPQGLTEYLGQTKGSISQSLILLHRKGLIDRYMDEMDKRQVRLTLSEAGEKLLKEVELTSSWQSATKYISPTKLRTAVLVLNETLNNLQIIESIKSFGVCNTCVYCRQESKRIFRCGLTGDKLGITETRKICRLHVSPT from the coding sequence ATGGATAAAAATACTTTATTATTATCGGACCTAATCGAACGAGTCGGGAACCGGATTCGCGCAGATGTGCGCAATCTGGAAAATGCGCATAATTTGCAACCCGTTCATCTTCAGGCTTTGAAATACATCAAGCGAGCCAACCGCTATAGCAACACCCCCCAAGGTCTGACTGAATATTTAGGACAAACCAAAGGCAGCATTTCCCAAAGCCTTATTCTGCTACACAGAAAAGGGCTGATAGATCGTTACATGGATGAAATGGATAAGCGTCAGGTACGTTTGACACTTAGTGAAGCAGGCGAAAAGTTATTAAAGGAAGTTGAACTGACTTCTAGCTGGCAATCAGCAACCAAATACATCAGCCCCACAAAATTGAGGACAGCTGTATTGGTGCTGAACGAAACCTTGAACAATCTTCAAATCATCGAAAGTATAAAATCATTTGGCGTGTGCAATACCTGTGTTTATTGCCGCCAGGAAAGCAAACGAATTTTCAGGTGCGGTCTGACCGGTGACAAATTAGGCATTACCGAGACTCGTAAAATTTGCCGACTTCACGTGTCCCCGACTTAA
- a CDS encoding TetR/AcrR family transcriptional regulator encodes MVSPSSESQSEKDSVQRILDAAQFLFAKHGFDAVSVNAIAAMAGVSKANVFHHFTSKRELHLAVMQSANQKFGATLNKLGHEGADVVANLENYAKAHLGSILENEQLSRLVLRDVLENAPEHSRELAGKIFGNNFARLVGLLRNSQESGALKTELDPAMIAVMLIGANVFFFEAREVLRHFTDVNFVDKPEQYSHMLVDILLNGILPVDGSKKIEG; translated from the coding sequence ATGGTATCGCCATCCAGTGAATCGCAAAGCGAGAAGGATAGTGTGCAAAGAATTCTTGATGCGGCACAATTCCTGTTTGCAAAGCATGGGTTTGATGCCGTATCGGTGAACGCTATTGCAGCGATGGCAGGCGTAAGTAAGGCCAATGTATTTCACCACTTTACTTCCAAGCGAGAGTTGCACCTTGCAGTCATGCAGTCAGCGAACCAGAAGTTTGGCGCAACGCTTAATAAACTGGGGCATGAAGGCGCTGATGTAGTCGCTAATCTTGAAAACTATGCGAAAGCACATTTAGGCAGCATTCTGGAGAATGAACAATTATCTCGTCTAGTATTAAGGGATGTGTTGGAAAATGCGCCTGAACATAGTCGTGAATTGGCAGGGAAAATATTCGGAAATAATTTTGCTCGATTAGTGGGGTTATTGCGGAATAGTCAGGAAAGCGGAGCTTTAAAAACAGAGTTGGATCCCGCCATGATAGCGGTGATGTTGATTGGCGCAAATGTGTTCTTTTTTGAAGCGCGTGAAGTGCTCAGACATTTTACGGATGTGAATTTTGTAGATAAGCCAGAGCAATACAGTCATATGCTGGTGGATATTTTACTAAATGGCATTTTGCCTGTGGACGGCAGTAAAAAAATTGAAGGATAA
- the cyaY gene encoding iron donor protein CyaY: protein MTENEYNQLTEKTFKQIEEALDAVTHVDIDYELSGGGILELEFENGSKIIVNRQGAVQEMWVAAKSGGFHYKWQDDAWLNTRNNTELMSELSRLISEQAGVPVKLSS, encoded by the coding sequence ATGACCGAAAATGAATACAACCAACTGACTGAAAAAACTTTCAAGCAGATTGAGGAAGCACTGGATGCTGTTACCCATGTCGACATCGACTATGAATTAAGCGGCGGCGGCATTCTGGAACTGGAATTCGAAAACGGCAGCAAAATTATTGTTAACCGTCAGGGCGCCGTGCAGGAAATGTGGGTCGCAGCAAAATCAGGCGGGTTTCATTATAAATGGCAAGATGATGCCTGGCTCAATACCCGCAACAATACTGAACTGATGAGCGAACTTTCCAGACTTATTTCAGAACAAGCTGGCGTTCCAGTCAAATTGTCTTCGTAA